ATGGATGAAAATTTAATGTTGATATGGCAGAAGTGTCTGCAGTTTATGCGTGATAATTTAAACGCGGCTGAGGATAATTCTGATTTAAAAAAGCTTGAAAAATCTTTCGACCTTCTGTTTGATAAAGTTCAGCCAATTTCTTTGGTTCAGAACAATCTTACCTTGATGGTTCCGAGCGATTTTTACAAGGAATATATTGAGGATAATTATCTATCCTTACTTTCAGCTGCCCTGAAGAAAAATATTGGAAAAGGAGTAAAATTATGGTATTCTGTAATGGAAAACAAGCCTAGCGGTTTGGAAAAACCAGTTACAATGAATATGAAGGGGAAAACAGTTCCTCCTCCAAAAATGCAGGAAACGATGCCTCAAGGGTTTTCGTCGAACATCGTTAATCCGTTTGTGGTTCCGGGAATCAGAAAAGTAAATATTGATTCCAACTTAAAGCCAGATTTCTCTTTTGATAATTATATAGAAGGAGAAAGCAACAAATTTGCTGCTACGGTAGCAAGATCTATCGCTAAAAGACCGGGGGCAACCGCTTTTAACCCATTATTTTTATATGGAGGTTATGGAGTTGGTAAAACGCACTTAGGACAGGCTGTAGGTTTAGAAGTGAAAAGTCAGTTTCCGGATAAAGTAGTTTTGTATTTGTCTTCTGAGAAATTCATCCAGCAGTTTATTTCAGCTGCAAAAGCTCATAAGCAGACAGAATTTGCGAATTTCTATCAGATGGTTGATGTTTTGATTATCGATGATATTCAGTTCCTTTCAGGGAAATCGGCAACTCAGGATAGCTTCTTCCACATTTTTGATTATTTACATCAGAATGGAAAACAGATCATCTTGACATCGGATAAAGCTCCGGCGGATATTATGGATATTCAGGACAGGATTGTTTCCCGTTTCAAGTGGGGACTTTCTGCGGAAATTAAATCACCGGATTTGCCGACACGTAGGCAAATTATCGTTGACAGATTAAGCCGTGACGGAATCGTTCTTCCGGATGACGTGCTTGATTTCTTGGCTACCGAAACAAAGACAAATGTAAGAGAACTTATTGGGGTAATTAACTCAGTAATTGCTTATTCTACCATATATAAGAAAGATCTGAGCCTTGAATTATTGAAAGATACGATCAATAAAATTGCTGCGAATCAGAAGAAGATTGTTAATATTCCTTATATTCAGGAGGTTGTTTGCGATTATTTCGGAATCAAAAAAGAGCAGCTTTTATCTAAAACAAGAAAAAGAGAAATTGCACTTCCAAGACAATTGGCGATGTATTTTTCAAAAGAATATACCAACTCCACATTCAGCAAAATTGGTGAAGAAATGGGAGGAAAAGATCACTCTACAGTAATGTATGCCTGCGATACGATCAAAGATGTTTCTAAAATTGATAAAGAGATCAAGAAGTACGTGAAAGACTTAACTGAGAAGATCAAACAATAGAAATAATTTAATTAAAAATATATAAAATGGAGAATAGAATTTATTCTTCATTTTTTGTTTAATACAATAATTTTTTAATCATTAAATCTTTTAATTTTTAAATAAAGTAGTATGAAAATAGTAATGGTTTGTCTGGGAAATATTTACAGAAGTCCTTTAGCGGAAGGGATTATGAAAGCAAAAGTTCCTTCTCATTTTATGATTGATTCTGCGGGAACGATTTCCATGCATGAAGGTAAACATCCTGATAAAAGATCGATAAAAACAGCGGCAAATCATCAGATTGATATTTCAAAACAAAGATCAAGACCCATTAACAATGCAGATTTTGATATATTTGATAAAATTTACTGCATGGATATTGATGTGATGGCAGATGTGATCTCAAAGGCTAAAAATGAAGAGCAAAGACAAAAAGTTTCTTTATTTTTGGAGTCTTTAGGAGATCATGAAAATGCAGAAGTTCCCGATCCTTACTGGGGAGATATGAAGGAATTTGAAGAGGTATTTCAGCTTATTAATCGAGGATGTGATGCCATTGTACAACAACTTAACAGTAACAACTAAAACGAAATTATGCTTTTTTTATTACCTGCTTACCTTTCCGAAAATACTTCTATCACTCATTTTTCACCTGTGATTAAAGAGTATATTATGCAAACGGATTACTTCTTTGTTGAAAATGAAAAAACGGCCAGAAAGGTGGTGAAATTCTTCGCTCCTGAGAAAAAACAGGCAGATTTAAAGCTTTTCTTGCTGGATAAATATACCGAAAATGCTGACATTAAAGAAGCCCAGGACAGAATGCTGAATGGTCAGGATTTCGGACTGCTTTCCGAAGCCGGACTTCCGTGTATCGCTGATCCCGGAAATTTAATGGTAAAATGGTGCCACGAAAAAAATATTCAAGTAGTGCCTATCTCAGGGCCTTCATCCATTATTTTAGCCTTGATCTCAAGCGGTTTTAACGGTCAGGAATTTACTTTTAACGGCTATCTTCCGATTGATAAAAGTGAGAAGAAAAAACAGATTTTGCAGTTAGAAAGTCTGGTTCAGAAAACGGGCTATTCTCAGATTTTCATGGAAACACCGTATAGAAATAATGCGCTTTTTGAAGATCTTACTAAATTTTTATCACCCAATACCAAGCTCTGTATCGCTGCCAATATCAACGATCCTGAACTGGAATTCATTAAAACAAAAACGATAAAAGAATGGCAGAAACAAAAACCGGAATTGCATAAAATTCCAGCTGTTTTTGTGTTGGGAAAATAGCCATTGTGAGGAATGAGATAATATTTTTATAATTTCTCGCAGATATAGCAGAATACGCAGATTATAATTTATACAGTTTATAAAAAAGATTTGTGTAATCTGCTATATCTGCGAGGGAAATAATTAACATTACTTTCTCTTCCTGTTTCTCCACTTTTTCCAAAGATAAACAATAGCAGGAATCAGCAGAAAGAAAGGCCATAGCGAAGTTAATCCGAGAAAGAAAGCAATAAAACTATTCCAGCCCTCTGTGAAAGAATCTCCAAAGCGGCTTCCAAAACCGATTTTTGAAGTCGTTGAACTTCTTACTTTTTCTTTGTGTAGAGTTAGATTTAATGTACTGTAATTCACGCGGTCATCGATAAACCGAAGCCTGCCTTCCGAGACATCAATTTCATCTTCTAATTCTCGGATATTTTCCTGAATTTCCAGCATATCTTTCGTAGTAGCCGCACTTTTCAGCATATCGCGATATTTTTCAAGATAGATTTTCTTGTTCGCGAGTTTGATGGTAACATCAGTGTATTCTTCCGTAACGTCGTTTGATGAAATGTTTTTAGATAAAACAGAACCCATTCCGTCTGAAAACGAATTGATTAACGAGTCAAAATTCTTGTGCGGAACTCTTATTATTAAGTTAAGATTTTCATCGGTATCTGTATTTCGAAACTCTTCTTTCTGAATGTAGCCATTACTCTTTTTTACGATTTCATTCACTTGATTCTGAGCTTTTTTAGTGTCGCCAACCTGAATCGTCATTTCACCATTTTTAATGATTTTTTTAGAAATTGTATCATTTGTATTCAAATACTGATTTTTATTTAGTCATTCCTTAAAAACCAAGTAATATTTTGATTATCAGTTTTATGCACTTATATTTCGTAAAAAATCGTTGTAAAAAATTGCAATAAATTGTATTTTTAGGATATAAAAAGTGGCAAAATGTTAGGCAAAATAAGAGAGGATTTACAGCAGAATTTATTCAAGACCAGGCTTACGGAGCTTATTAATATGGAGCATCCGGTGGTAAAATTAGCTGGGGAGATTTCCTGGGATAAAATGGAGTCAGAGTTTGAGAAATTATTTTCAGAAAACGGAAGACCTTCTATTGCTATCCGTAAAATAGCAGGAATGCTTTTGCTCAAGGAAATGTTTAAAGAAAGTGATGAAAGTGTAATAGAGAGATGGATTGAGAATGCGTATTGGCAATATTTTACCGGAGAAACCTTTTTCCAGACAGAGCAGCCTTTCGATCCGAGCAATTTTGTACACTTCAGAAAAAGAATTGGAGATAAGGGTTTGGAATTTCTTTTGGGACAAAGCGTTTCTCTCCATCCCAAAGCCAAAACAGAAGATGAAGTTCAGGTAGATACGACGGTTCAGGAGAAGAACATTACCTTTCCTACCGATGCCAAATTAGCAAAAAAAGTAATCGACAATTGTAGAAAAATAGCAGAAAAAGAGAGCGTTGTACAAAGACAAAGCTACAGAAGAGTGAGCAAACAATTATTGCGGGACGCTTTTTTTGGACATCATCCCAGAAGACAGAAGAAGGCAAAAATGGCGAGGAAAAAGCTCAGGACGATTGGTAAAAGAGTTCTTCGGGAATTGGAAAGAAAACTTCCTAAAGATGTTTTGAAAGGCTACGAAGACGTTTTTAAAATTTACCTTAAAGCACTCACCCAAGAACGTACCACGAAAGATAAAATTTACAGTCTTCACGAGCCACAAGTTGCGTGTATTGCGAAAGGAAAATCGGGAAAAGCATACGAGTTTGGGACAAAAGTAGCAGTAGTAAGAGGTCGGAAAACAGGGATCATCAGCTCGGTAAAGAGATTTTCTGGCAATCCTCACGATAGTAAAACTCTTGAAGAATCATTGGCACAGAGTGAGAGGGTAAGAAAATCCGTTGGCGGAACAAGACCTACGAAAGCCACTACAGACAGAGGATTTAAAGGAATCAAAGAAGTGGAAGGAACAGCAATTTTGCTTCCCGCAAAAAAAGAAAAAACAAAATATGGGCAACAAGTAGCCAGATTAAGATTCCGGGCAAGAGCAGCCATAGAACCTTGTATCTCTCATTTAAAAAGAAACCACTCCTTAGGATTAAACTTCCTGAAAGGAGTGGCTGGAGATATTAATAATGCATTATTAGCAGGGATTGGATACAATTTGAAGATGAGATTGAATCAAATCAAACAACAAATTCTTCTTTGGCTCGAACTTGTTCTCCGAATCTTTTTAGGCAAATATAATTTTCAAAGTCAAAAAACAGCTTTTTAAGGAGCGACTATTTACACTGGCTGATTTTTCTGAAATGGCAGCAGGTGAATAATTTGCTACTTTATCTTCCTGAACAACATCCACTAAACTGGCATGTAAAGCCTGTGTTTCATTCTTTTTGCAATGGATAAGTAGAATACAAAATGAAAGTGATACTAATGATTTTTTCATAATTTATTTCTTTTGGGTACTTTCAAAAGTAGGGGTAAAAACTGAAAAAGATTAAATTTTTAAAGAACATTTGAATTTTAGGGGAATGAATTTATAAATCTATTCTTTAAATTGATCTAACCATGGGATACTTGAATTTATTTTATATTTTTATTGAATGAAAAAGAGTCTTTTAGCCATCCTATTTTTACCGTTTTCGATGTTTGCTCAGGAAGTTCCGAAACTGACGGATGAAATGGCAATCAAATTATCCGAAAAACCACTTCACTGCATCAATCAGGAATATCCGAACAAAACGGCGCATATTATTAATAATGCGGATGAAGTTCCGTTAACACCGAAAGATCTACATCCCAGTTTTTATGGCTGTTTCGATTGGCATAGCTCTGTTCATGGACATTGGATGTTGGTTCGTTTACTAAAAACAAAGCCGAACTTGTCGATTGCAAGAGACATAGAAAATATTCTGGATAATTCATTTAAAAAAGAAAATCTTCAGACAGAAGCAGATTATTTTACCAAATATCAACTGACAGGAACTTTTGAAAGAACCTACGGCTGGGCTTGGCTATTGAAACTGGATGAAGAATTAGCAACTTGGGACCATCCAAAAGCGAAAGTTTGGCATCAGAATCTGAAACCTTTGACGGATAAAATTTTAGCTTCCTGGAAGAGTTTTTTACCAAAACAAACGTATCCAAACAGAACGGGAGTGCATCCTAATACAGCCTTCGCAATGGTTTTTGCATTAGATTGGGCAAGAGCGACAGGTGATAAAGCGTTTGAGAATCAATTGATTGAAAAGGCTAAATATTTTTATTTAAATAATACAAAAACGCCTGCTTATCTTGAGCCGGACGGTTCAGATTTCTTTTCGCCGAGTTTAGAAATTGCAGATTTAATGAGAAGAGTTTTACCTCAAAAAGAATTTGTTTCCTGGTTAAATAATTTCTACGAAAAACGAAGTCTGGAGAATATCGAGAAAATTCCTGTTGTGAGTGATTTGTCTGATTATCAAACTGTTCATTTGGTTGGTTTATCCTTCACAAAAGCTTGGTGTATGAAAGGAATTGCAAAATCTCTTCCCAATGATCATCCATTAAAAAAAGAATTCCAGAAAACGGCAACTGTATTTTTAAACAACGGACTTCCCTTATTATTCCAAGGGAATTACGGTGGTGATCACTGGTTGGCGAGTTTTGCAGTGTACGCTTTAGAAGATTAATTGGGCTGGAAACTTGAAGCTGGAAGAGGGAAGTTGATGAGTTGTATAGAGCAACTTCCAGCCTCCATCTTCCAACTTCCTAACCTAATATTTAATTCCCAATTTTTTAAGAATAAAACTTAATAGCCAGATCGGTCCTACTAAAAGAAACTGTACATCTTTTAGGAAAGATGGTTTTTTGCCTTCAATTTTATGTCCTACGAATTGTAAAATCCATGTGATGATGAAAACAGCGAGGTAAACAATCCAGGAATTTTCTTTGAATCGAATATTGATTCCGTAAGCGAAACTTTCCATTAAAGTCATCACAATAATCATGAGTAAACCTACCAAAAAGGAAAGCCGCATATAAAAAATAGTGACCAAAGCCATTGCGACGAGGCTTATATAACTAATTTCACCAATATAAATAAAACCAATTGATTTGGACGGAATGAGTGAAATAAATCCTAAAATCGTCCAGAAAATCAAGGGAACACAGAGCCAGTGAATCAGTTTGTTGGTCGAATTTCTGTGACTTTCACCGTATTCAGCAAATAGTAAATCAATCTTTCTCATAATAGGAATTTGGAAAATACTAAAATAATAAATTTTTGTAATCGCTCAAGAGATTGCTTACATTTGTGTTATGTCTGCCTTAGAAAAATTTGGGGTTGAGATCTTTACTCAACATAATATTTTCCAGAGAATCGCTGTCGATAAGCCTTTTCGACCGGATAATCCTGCATTTATATTCATTAAAAGCGGGACCATAAAGCTTAAACAACACTTCCGCGATCTCGAACTTTCTGCCAATATGTTTATGGTAACCGATCCGCAGACGATCTATGAAATGGTGTCCGTAAGTGACGATTTTCAGTCGAGAATGGTTTCTTATAAACGTGAATTTATTTCAACGTTGTCACTGAAATTCAATAGGTTAATTACGTATCGTTACTTTAGGCAACAGATGAATATCGGCGTTCCTTTTCATCAGGATGAAATGGATGTGGTTTGGAAAAGTGTGAATTTTCTTAAATATATTTTAGATTCAGAAACGGAAATGACCTATAAAAAAGAGATCGTTGAGCATCTTTTTTCTGTTTTTTGTTATCAGATGGCAGGGATTATTGCTCAGGAAGACAGCAATTCTATGAGCCAGATGTCGAGACAGGAGGAAATTGTTTTTGTTTTTCTGAACGACCTTGCCGAACATCATCTTACCGAGCGTGGAGTAGAGTTCTATGCCGAGCGGCAGTCAATTACAACCAGACATCTTTCTTCTGTTATTAAAGAGATTACCGGCAAGTCGGCAAGTCAAATCATTGCTTTAATAGTAATCAATGAGGCTAAAGTGCTATTAAATGCTTCCAGTAAACCTATATCAGAGATTTCATCAATTCTTGGATTTAGCGATCAATACTCATTTTCACATTTTTTTAAGAAACATTTAGGCGAAAGTCCATCACAATACAGAAATCAGTTCGAAAATTAAAATCCTACGTTTGAACATCTTTTTCCAATTCTCAAACATTTGTTTGAGTTTGTATTCACCCTAACTTTGTACTCGTAAAACAAGGTAAAATGGTAAAGAATATAAAAACAGCACTATCATTAATGATAGCGGTCTTTCCTGCGCTGTTTTTTTCACAGGAAATAAAACAGATGACAGCGAATGAGGTGGCCGAACTCGCCGTACAAAATCATCAGCAGTTGAAGGTTTCGGCGCAGAATATCGACATCGCAAAACAAAATACGAGCGTTACTAAACTTCAAAAATTGCCGACAATTACGGCTTCTACCAGTCAATTCTATTTAGGAAACGTATTAGCAATTGATAAGGATTTTTCAAATTCTACGGCTATCCCGATGCCTCATTACGGAAGTTCTTACGCGGTTCAGGCGACTCAACTCATCTTCAAAGGAGGATTGGTCAATAAGTCGATTGAATTGGCAGGGCTTCGTGAGCAACTTTCAGAATTAGATTTAGAAAAGAATAAGCAGGATGTGAAATTTTTGGTTATTTCCAATTATTTGGATATTTATAAAATCATTAATCAACAGGAAGTTTTTCAAAATAACAAAAAACTGGCTCAGGAGAGGCTGAAAAATATTCAGAAGTTTTATCAGCAGGGAATGGTGACGAGAAATGAGGTGATTCGTGGTGAGCTGGCCATCAAAAACTTAGATCAGGGAATTTTAACATTAGTGAATAATAAAAAGATTCTTAATTATAATTTAAGCATCGCTTTGGGTTTGCCTTCTGATACTGAGATTGTTCCTGTTGAAAATGTTGAGAGCAAAGATGCCGGAATTGGTATGGATTATTACGTAAATCTTGCCCACGACAGCAATCCTTTAATGAAATCTGCTAAAACAAATATTGATGTTGCAGATAAAAATATTGAGATTATAAAAACTGATAAAATGCCTACCATTGCAGGTTTCGGTGGATATACCTTACAAAGACCGATCACGACGAGAAATCCTGTGTTGGATATGTATTCGGGAGGTTGGCAAACAGGTGTTTCATTAAGCTATAATATTGATAATCTGTATAAAACGAAGGAAAGAGTGAAGTTGGGTGAGATTCAGAAAAATCAGGCGAATGATGCGATGACGTTGACTCAGCAAAATATTGATATGGCGGTGAATGCGGCTTATGTTAAATATCAGGAGTCGATTCAACAGGCTGATATTCTGAATGATGCTAAAAGTTTAGCGGAAGAAAATTATAAGATTACAGAAGCTAAGTATCTGAATCAGTTGGCGGTACAGGCAGAAATGATTGATGCACAAAATCAAAAACTGCAATCAGAATTAGATTATGCCAATGCAGAAATCAATGTGTTGTATCAATATTACAATCTTTTGAAATCTACGGGAACGCTGTAAATAAATTCTCTGAGGTCTTTTTTAAGTGAAACGCCTTTGAGAGCTTAAAAACATTTAGTAGTCAAAAAATCTTAGCGCCCTTTGCGTTTAAAATAAATAACACAAGGAAAAAAATTTAAAACTGAAAATCAAAACAATGGAAAACAAGGAACAAAATACTCAAAATACCGCGCCGGCACCCGTACAATCTAGTGCTGTGGCGAAAAAGAAAGAAAATAAAAAGAATAAAATCAGAGCCATTATCTCTAACATTATCGTGTTTTTGGTGATTGGCTTCGGGTTATTCTGGCTGGTACGTGAATATTTTCACGTGGGCGACAAAACATATACGGAAGCGGCTCAGGTTGAGGAGTTTATTAATCCGATCAATACGAGAGTTTCAGCATATATCAAAGAAATTAAGTTCATTGAACATCAGCAGGTTAAAAAAGGAGATACATTAGTGATCCTTGACGACCGCGAGATTTTAACACAATTAGGTCAGGCAGAAGCGGCTTATCAGAATGCTTTAGCTCAGAAAACAGCAACAAGTTCATCGGTAAATACCGTTTCCAACAACGTTAGCGTAATGGAATCCAATATTGCGGGAGCAAAAGCCAGACTTTGGAACGCGGAACAAAATTTAACCAGATATAAAAATCTGTTGGCTTCAGAAGCAGTAACAAGACAGCAGTACGATCAGGTAAAAACCGAATATGATGCACAGAAAGCGGCGTATGAAACATTGGTAAATCAAAAGCAATCTGCGAATCTATCGACAACGGAGGTAAGAAGCAAATTAGGGATTAAAGATGCCGAAATTAAAAGAACAAAGTCAGCATTGGATATGGCAAAAATTAATCTGTCTTACACCGTGATCACCGCGCCTTATGACGGAGTAATGGGAAGAAGAACGATTTCTGAAGGACAATTGATTCAACCCGGACAACAAGTGGCAACAATCGTTCTAAATGGACAAAAATGGGTAACCGCCAATTTCCTGGAAAGTCAGATGCCAAATATCAAAATTGGTGAAAAAATGATGATGACAGCCGATGCGTTAGGCGGACAAAAATTTGAAGGAATTGTAACGGCCATTTCAGCGGCAACGGGTTCAAGATATTCAAGTGTTCCGACGGATAACTCTACCGGAAACTTCATCAAAGTTCAGCAGAGAATTCCTGTGAGAATAGAGTTTACAGCTTCTAATAAAAAAGAAGATCTGGCTAAACTGAGTGCGGGAATGAACGTGAATGTGAACATTAATTCAAAAGATTAATACATATAAGATGTCAGATTACAGACCTTGAAGAGGAATTAATGCAGAAAGCTGTAAGTCAGATGTCTATTATCTGAAATCTTATTATCTAACAAAAAATCATGTACAATAAAGGATTATACAACGACTGGGTTCCGAAACCCGTGCAGCTTTTGCTGATCGTATTGCTTCTTGCGGTGGTGATGCCATTGGGAGGCGTGTATACGGGAAACATCAGCTATGTGGTGAGCGGAACCGGGGCGATGACAGAATATTTCATGTGGGCGAATTATGCGACTACCATTGGGATGGGCGCATGTATGCCGATTGTGATGAGAATGAAAATGAGATACAAAGTTCGTGATAAAATGACACTTTTATTGGTACTTTTAGGTTTGCTGAGTTATTTGAATTCAACGACTTTTGAGCCGATGATCTTTGTATTTTCCGCTTTACTGATCGGGTTTTTAAAAATGATGGTAACAATTGAATTATTCTTACCGTTAATGGCCATGATCGGGAACAGAGGAATGTTCTACGGCGGATTTTATACCTTCGTTTTAGCCATGAATCAGGTTTCTGCTTATTATGCGGTGGAAGTTTCTATTCAATACAACTGGCAGCATTTTTATGTGATTATGGCAGTAGGATGCTTCATTTTGGCTTTGCTGCATTGGGTTTTTATGCACGATAAATATTTTGCATTAAAAGTTCCGTTGCATTATATCGATTGGTTGAGTATTCTACTTTTCGTTTCCACGTTTATGTTTTCGGCGTATGTTTTTTCGTTTGGAAAACAGCAGGATTGGCTCAATTCAAGAAATATTATCAATGCGAGTATCGCAGCTTTTGTGAGTTTTGCTTTGTTGGCGATTCGTCAGTTTACGTTGAAAAGACCTTATATATCATTTAAAATCTTCACTAAAAACAATGTTCAGCACGGGTTATTTATGCTTTTCATGCTCGGAATGTTTTTAGGAACAACCTCTATTCAGAACACTTTTGCAGTCGGCGTTTTGGGATATGACCAATTAACCAATGCAAGATTGAATTTATTAATGATTCCCGGACTGGTTTTAGCCGGAGTTGTTGCTATTATTTGGTTTAAAAAAGAAATTCCATTGAAGATGTTTATTTTTTCAGGATTTTCAGCAATGGTGGGCTATGCTATGGTGATGTACTTTTCTATGGTGCTCGAATTCAGTTATGACAATTGGTATTTACCGATGTTCTTAAAAGGTTACGGAATGGGCGCCTTATTCATTTCGGTTTGGTTTTATACGCTTGATAAGCTGGAATTGGATGAAATGCTCGCAGCTATCGGATTGGTATTAGTTTGGAGAACGTTTTTATCGGTTGGAGTTTTCTCTGCAATTTACGCTTGGTTTCAATATCATTTTCAGGTTGTTGCGATTGGAGATCTCGCTGTTTATATGGATGGAATGACGATAACTCCACAAAGTGTATCTGCCAATATGAAGACTATTCAGTTGAATGCCATTATTATAGCTAATAAAAAAATATTCGGATATATTATTTTGATGGGCTTGGGAGTGTTGGTTTATGTTTTCACGCATCACTTCGGAAAAGAACGTTTCGAATACGCTAGATTTGTTAAAATATTAAACGGAAAATCTGCATTGGCGAGAAAAAGACTTCGCGAAAGAAAAAGATTAGTG
The sequence above is a segment of the Chryseobacterium sp. MYb264 genome. Coding sequences within it:
- a CDS encoding MFS transporter, with protein sequence MYNKGLYNDWVPKPVQLLLIVLLLAVVMPLGGVYTGNISYVVSGTGAMTEYFMWANYATTIGMGACMPIVMRMKMRYKVRDKMTLLLVLLGLLSYLNSTTFEPMIFVFSALLIGFLKMMVTIELFLPLMAMIGNRGMFYGGFYTFVLAMNQVSAYYAVEVSIQYNWQHFYVIMAVGCFILALLHWVFMHDKYFALKVPLHYIDWLSILLFVSTFMFSAYVFSFGKQQDWLNSRNIINASIAAFVSFALLAIRQFTLKRPYISFKIFTKNNVQHGLFMLFMLGMFLGTTSIQNTFAVGVLGYDQLTNARLNLLMIPGLVLAGVVAIIWFKKEIPLKMFIFSGFSAMVGYAMVMYFSMVLEFSYDNWYLPMFLKGYGMGALFISVWFYTLDKLELDEMLAAIGLVLVWRTFLSVGVFSAIYAWFQYHFQVVAIGDLAVYMDGMTITPQSVSANMKTIQLNAIIIANKKIFGYIILMGLGVLVYVFTHHFGKERFEYARFVKILNGKSALARKRLRERKRLVNEIKDAAGPAI